GAAGAGATATGGAACACCGTCTCATCGCGCCTCGGCATAAGGACCGGCGGTCTCAGAGGGTGGGGCGTCGGAGCTGCGGCTGAGGTAGGGGATCCTATGCAGGTTGCGGCCTCGTCTTTTGCCGAAGCATTGCCTGCGGATACGGAAGTTATTCTTGCAGGGGGTACGCAGATGCTTGCGGTAGCTGCTCTGATGCGGGATATGGGAGACAGCAGACCACTCCTTGTGGCGACCACAAAATATGTATCTCAGGACGCAACCAGCTGTTTTAAGCAATATGCAGAGAAGATCGGCGTCGACTATTATTCAGCCCCTATAGATTTCTCACACTCTAAGTATCAGGGCCTCGCAGACTATGAGAAGGGGTTTGTCAAAGAAGGGGTCGGTATGGGCGGTGCAATATGGTATGCGCTGCAGAACGGTGCGACGATCGGCGGCATAATTAAAAGGGCCGAGTCCTTGTACGGTGCGATGGTTGGAAAATAGATCCAAGGATACGCCGATTATAATTTTAATACCGGCCCTGTTTTGGGCCCGTTGCGCTTATGGAAGACCGTGAAAAACTGCGTCATTTGCGGCTTTGATCTGCACCCGCCGATTGGGTTATTTAGATGATTTCAAAGTTGAATAAAGAGCTGTGCCCAGTATGATACCCCCTCCGATAAGCTCTCTTGAGGAGGGTATCTCTCCGAGCGAGACCGCTGCGGCTATGATCCCGTAGACGGACTCAAGGCTTGATATCATTGCTGCCGACTGAGCTTTTATTGTCTTCATACCGCCTATGAACATTGAGTGAGCTGCTGCAGTGAACACTACTCCAAGCAGTATCAGGAGCAGGATGTCAATCGGAGTTGCGGTGAAAGTGACGAGGAACAGGGATGGTATGAGTACGACTGTTGCAGCACCCTGCTCATAGAATGCAACAATGGCGCCATCATATTCTCTTGCATATTTCCTGTTTATCAGAGTCAGCACTGCGAAGGTGATGCTGCTTGCCATACCCCATAATATGCCGACAGTTATATTGTTGCTGAGGTGAAATTCAGGAACTATGAGTATTATTCCACCGAACATAGCGAAGGCCGCAAATATGTCTGACTTTTTCAGAGGCTCGTGAAAGAGCAGAGGTTCCAGGAATGTGATGAAGAGTGGAAATGTCGAATACATCAGCACGGCTATTGCGACTGTCGAAACCTTTATCGACATGAAGAATGCGGTCCAGTGGGCAGCCAGGATAAATCCGGCAATAGCAAGTATAAAGTAATCGCACCCTTTATTCAGTCGGATGTTTTTGTGGCTCAGCATGAACAGCGCGAACATGGAAATGCTTGCGAAAAACACGCGCCCCAGTACGATGATGACAGCAGGCAGGACCACAAACCGGCCAAACAGCCCCGAAAGCCCGAACAACATAACGGCTAAGTGTATCTGGATCAGATTTTTAGTGTGGTCTGTCATCTCATCAGTCTTCAATTCTGCCTTTTGTTGTAGTTTGAAAAAAATACTATGTGTTATAGTGCAGCTATTCCACGCAGGTAGCAGTCAAGTATGGAAGCAGTATATGTTCGCATGTCAGCCGGAGGACCTTCGATAGTCCTGTCTGTCAGACAACCGCGGCAGAGGGCTGGTTTTGGCAGAATTTAGTTGCCACGCTAAAACAATACCAAATATAGACCTATGCAATGAAAAGAATATCACAGTCCCCTGTTTTTGACTATGACTGCGACAACAGGTGTTTTTTCACAGGTTCGATCTCTGGTCTGTCCTGAAGAGGGCCAATACCTATAAATCAGGTTGGCATAAAGCATAAATAGCTTTATAGTTTTAAACGGCATAAATTGCTGATAAGGGAGATTATGAAGATGAAAACACTTGCAGTTATACCGGCCCGTTATTCAAGCTCCAGGCTTCCGGGTAAACCCCTGGTCAATATAGCGGGGATCCCTCTTGTTGTGAGAGTCCTTGATAAAGTCAGGGCGTGCCGCAGCGTAGATAAGGTCATAGTTGCCACGGATGATTTACGTATAGCGGATGTTGTCCGCGCACATGGGGGGGAGGCCGTAATGACGCCGCCGGAACTTCCAAGCGGAGGCGATCGTGTGGCATGGGTGGCACGTGAAATGTGTTCCGATTATGTCATTAATGTTCAGGTCGACGATCCCCTTGTGGGACCGGATATGATAGACCCGCTTGTTCATGCGCTTGATTCGGATGATTCAATTATGCTGGCGCTGCTTGCAAAAAGAATAGAAAAAGAAGAAGAGATCGATGCTAAGGATGTAGTAAAAATGGTCTTTGACAGAAACTGGCATGGGCTATATTTTAGCCGTTCACCGATCCCGTATCCGCGCTGTTACGGAGGAGTATGGTACAAACATATCGGTCCGTATGGCTGGCGCAGGGACTTTCTTCTCAAATTCTCCACATGGGAGCAGACCCCGCTCGAAAAAACCGAAAGCCTTGAGATGCTGCGCGTTCTTGAGAGAGGCTATTCTATCAAGTGTGTACCTGTGGAAAGAGATACCATAGAGATCGATACACAGGAGGATGTGGAGAGAATCGAAAAATATCTTTTGGATTTGTGATAATTACTGATGTGGAATGAATGCATTGATTTATGATACCTTGAAGGTATAGTGCCATTGCTTAACTTTCTCACCGTCTTTCCCGCATGCTTTTGATCAGGAAGGACACTGTTCCTCGAAAGAGGGACATAACGAATCACCATAGTGACTGAACTATTTCGAGTGCGTTTCGAGATCGGGGATCCAGTGGCTTTTGCTTATAGGAATATGTTTGGACATTTAAATTTTGGGCGTCTAAATATAAAATCATAACCGGATCCAAAGCAGGAAATAACAGAACTGCCAAGCGTGTTTACAATCTTCAGAAACAGCCCGAGGGTTGGTATGCATAATAAGATTATTTACAAAAGGAGCATGAGCATAAAATGACAGACGTTCCGGCAGGATTAAAAGATTTTATTAAGCTTAAGCCATGGTGGCGGACAGATGTCCCCACCGATATCGTACTTTCCGAAGACGGGATAAGCGACCTTTTTATGAAACTATCTTCGGAAGGCAAGAAAAACCCTTTTTTTATAATCGACAGTGTCCTGGAAAAACAGGGGCCATTTGACAGTATATTCGGCAAGGCTGAAAAATTTATATTCAACGCATCAGAGTCAGAGCCGCGTACATGCGACGTGGATGCGCTCGTTATGCATATAAAGGAACGCCCTGAAAAGCCGGATGTATTAATTGGCATAGGCGGCGGGGCTACAATGGATCTCGCAAAAGCAACCGGAATATGCCTTGCTAACCCAAAGAGCGCCCAGGATTACCAGGGATATGGGCTGGATATGAAAAAAGGGACAGACATATGGGTCGTGCCGACCCTGAACGGCACAGGGGCTGAAATTACACCTATAGCAGTACTGCGCGGGCCTGAAAAGAAACTTGGGATCAATAATCCGTTCACCGAACCCTCCGTTGCCATAATAGACCCGCAGCTTTCTGCCGGCGCAAAAAAGTTTAATCGTTTCTTCACAATGATGGACTGCTATTATCACCATTATGAGATAACAAAGAGCAGGACCAGCAGTAAAGATGCGATGCTGGACGCAGAAGACGGCCTTTGGCTGTCCAAAACAGTTTTGCAAAATGATCTTACCGAATTTTGCATAGAAAATGCCATAAAATCTGCTATGGCCTCCATCCTTGGCGGAAGCAGCACAATAGAGGGACGCGTGGGTATACCGCATGCCATTTCATACGGTCTGAGCAACTCTGCTCCATATCTCCCGCACAGCGTTGCCGTAACGATATCGATGCTGGCACTCGAGGATATATACCCCGACGGCTACGCCGACACCATCCGCTTTCTTGAGATAAACGGGATCAAACGCCCTAAAGCAGCAGATTACGGCATAGGAGCAAAAGACATGGATAGGATGCTAAAGACAGCTCTGGGCATGGAAAAACTATGGCAGAGCGCTTTTGGCGTTGAAGAATGGAAAGACAAAGCTACACCCGAATTTATAACGGGCATATACAGAAAAATAATAAACGCTTAAGGGAGGACTGGATCATATGGCCGGAACAGAGATATTCGGCAGTGAAGAAATAAGGGCTGTCGCAGATGTCATAGAGAGAAAAATGATACACAGGTACGGATCGCACAATGTAAGGAACGGGCAATACCGTGTAGATGAATTTGAATATAAGGCGAGCCGGATTGCGGGAACGAAATTTGCCCTTGGGGTATCGAGCGGGACAGCCGCTATTATTACGGCGCTAAAAGGTATCGGAGTACAGCCTGGCGATGAAGTGATCACATCCCCGTTCACTTTCATAGCGACCATTGAAGCCATAGTGGCCTGTGATGCCGTTCCTATACTCGGCGATATAGACGAAACGCTGAGTCTTGACCCGGAAAGCATTGAAAAGCTTATAACAAGGAAAACCAAAGCCATTATTCCGGTCCATATGTTCGGAGTCGCGGCCGACATGGACAAATTTCTGGTGATAGGCAGTAAATATAATATTCCCATTATAGAAGATGCCTGCGAAGTTGTCGGAGGTACGTACAAGGGTCGTTGCTTAGGCAGTATGGGCCTGTGTGGAACATGGAGCTTCGATCCCAATAAAATGCTGACTGTCGGAGAAGGCGGCATGATATTGACCAATGACGAACCCTTGTACCGCAGGATGGAGTATTATCACGACCACGGGCATGTACACAGCAGAGAGCATGACCGCGGCGCAGATGAAAAATGCGGCTTCGGCGTAAATTACAGGCTTAGTGAAATACAGGGGGCCCTTGGCCTTGTGGCCTTGGATAAGATGCCGGCCGTACTGGAAAAACTCCGTGAAAACAAGAAAAAGATCCTTGATGCAGTTGCCGATACCGGTATAAAACCGCGTCCGATGAACGACAGCGACGGCGATACAGCCACGCATGTGATATTCCTCCTGCCGTCGGCTGAAGCGGCAAAGAGATTCCAGAAGGCAACTTTGGAAGCTGGCTGCGGATGCGAGATCATCGCCGAGAACGCCTGGCACTATGCTAAAAACTGGAAAGCGCTTGAGGAAATAGGAGAAAAAGACTTTTTTGGCACAAAAACTCCCTCCTACATGCCTGAAACTATGGCCCAAAGCGATGCAATACTTAGCCGTGCCGTAATGTTCGGATTAAACATAAATATGGACGATAAAACAATAGAAAAAATAATACACTCTGTCAGGCAGGGAGCAAAGGCCGTACTGTAACGGCAATATTTCACGGCAGCAGGCCGCAGCGGGTCATTCCATCAGCGAGGAAGGGTCGAAGAATTCTCCGCGCCAGGCGAGCCCGAAGTGCAGGTGTGGCCCCGTGACACGTCCTGTCTGCCCTGAAAGTCCTATTATATCCCCAGCCTTTACCTTGTGTCCTTTAGCGGCCATTATCTTTGACATGTGGCCGTAGAATGAAACAATGCCGGCACCGTGGTCTATGTATACGCACTTTCCTGCAAACCAGAAGTCTCCTGTCAGTACCACCATACCATTAGCAGCCGCTTTTACAGGGGTGCCAGGCTTTGCCCGCATGTCGAGCCCCCCGTGCCTTCCCTTGAATTCCCCGTTCAAGTAACGGCTCTTTCCGTAAACTGAGCTCAGGCCACCGGGCACGGGACGCACAAGCGGAAGCGCCGGCGCCGAACCTGGCGTATTGCTCCGCATGGCTGCCCTGCCGAGTTTGGCTTCCTCCTCGATCCGCCGCATAATTTCTTTTGGCGGGTTAAGTTTATTTGGGGCGACGGTAAGGTTTTCTGAAGGATAGGCGTGTGTCTTCAATTCAATTTGATGCTCCGAATACAGTTTTGTCGAGCCCCGCATGCAGGACACGGAGAGCGTGTATGTTCCAGCCTTGGCATTCTTCAAATCTGTGCCGAGGAGCGCCATGTATGTAATTTTTCCGTTATCCTGTATTGGGGCTAGAGCGGCGTCTTTGCCCTGCCATGAGATATTTACGTTTCGATAATCAGCGGAAGCTGTCACAGTGACGACAAAAGGCTGCCCTATTTCGGCCGACGAAGGTGCGGCAACAGAAACGGAGTCCGCTGCAAAAGCACAAGAAAAAGCTGTAAATATGAGCATAAGTGACGCAAGCAGCTTCAGCTTCATGTCTACCTCATTTCTTCTGAATAAATGCAACAAATATTAGTATAGATCCTTCTAAATGTTTGAGGGTGCTTTGCCCTTTGTTTTAAATATGCTTAGATCTTAGACGCAAAAAAGAACATAAAATTAAGCATCCCTCCTGTGGCCATTGCCGCTGACAGCATGATCGCCGTGCTCATCAGCGTGCGTCTGACTCCAAGTTCCCTCCACAGGACAACAAACGTGGCGATGCAGGGGAATGTCATAGCGAGCACCACTACCGCGACCAGGGTCTGTGTCGAAGTTAGGTCGAGCGGGATCAGCAGCCCCATAGCGATATCCTTGCGGAAAAGTCCCATCACTATTGGGACGGCAGCTGCGGCGGGCAACCCAAGGAAACCTTCAAAGACGGGTGAGAAAAGC
This genomic window from Synergistaceae bacterium contains:
- a CDS encoding DMT family transporter, whose amino-acid sequence is MTDHTKNLIQIHLAVMLFGLSGLFGRFVVLPAVIIVLGRVFFASISMFALFMLSHKNIRLNKGCDYFILAIAGFILAAHWTAFFMSIKVSTVAIAVLMYSTFPLFITFLEPLLFHEPLKKSDIFAAFAMFGGIILIVPEFHLSNNITVGILWGMASSITFAVLTLINRKYAREYDGAIVAFYEQGAATVVLIPSLFLVTFTATPIDILLLILLGVVFTAAAHSMFIGGMKTIKAQSAAMISSLESVYGIIAAAVSLGEIPSSRELIGGGIILGTALYSTLKSSK
- the kdsB gene encoding 3-deoxy-manno-octulosonate cytidylyltransferase encodes the protein MKTLAVIPARYSSSRLPGKPLVNIAGIPLVVRVLDKVRACRSVDKVIVATDDLRIADVVRAHGGEAVMTPPELPSGGDRVAWVAREMCSDYVINVQVDDPLVGPDMIDPLVHALDSDDSIMLALLAKRIEKEEEIDAKDVVKMVFDRNWHGLYFSRSPIPYPRCYGGVWYKHIGPYGWRRDFLLKFSTWEQTPLEKTESLEMLRVLERGYSIKCVPVERDTIEIDTQEDVERIEKYLLDL
- a CDS encoding iron-containing alcohol dehydrogenase, translated to MTDVPAGLKDFIKLKPWWRTDVPTDIVLSEDGISDLFMKLSSEGKKNPFFIIDSVLEKQGPFDSIFGKAEKFIFNASESEPRTCDVDALVMHIKERPEKPDVLIGIGGGATMDLAKATGICLANPKSAQDYQGYGLDMKKGTDIWVVPTLNGTGAEITPIAVLRGPEKKLGINNPFTEPSVAIIDPQLSAGAKKFNRFFTMMDCYYHHYEITKSRTSSKDAMLDAEDGLWLSKTVLQNDLTEFCIENAIKSAMASILGGSSTIEGRVGIPHAISYGLSNSAPYLPHSVAVTISMLALEDIYPDGYADTIRFLEINGIKRPKAADYGIGAKDMDRMLKTALGMEKLWQSAFGVEEWKDKATPEFITGIYRKIINA
- a CDS encoding DegT/DnrJ/EryC1/StrS family aminotransferase; this encodes MAGTEIFGSEEIRAVADVIERKMIHRYGSHNVRNGQYRVDEFEYKASRIAGTKFALGVSSGTAAIITALKGIGVQPGDEVITSPFTFIATIEAIVACDAVPILGDIDETLSLDPESIEKLITRKTKAIIPVHMFGVAADMDKFLVIGSKYNIPIIEDACEVVGGTYKGRCLGSMGLCGTWSFDPNKMLTVGEGGMILTNDEPLYRRMEYYHDHGHVHSREHDRGADEKCGFGVNYRLSEIQGALGLVALDKMPAVLEKLRENKKKILDAVADTGIKPRPMNDSDGDTATHVIFLLPSAEAAKRFQKATLEAGCGCEIIAENAWHYAKNWKALEEIGEKDFFGTKTPSYMPETMAQSDAILSRAVMFGLNINMDDKTIEKIIHSVRQGAKAVL
- a CDS encoding M23 family metallopeptidase — its product is MKLKLLASLMLIFTAFSCAFAADSVSVAAPSSAEIGQPFVVTVTASADYRNVNISWQGKDAALAPIQDNGKITYMALLGTDLKNAKAGTYTLSVSCMRGSTKLYSEHQIELKTHAYPSENLTVAPNKLNPPKEIMRRIEEEAKLGRAAMRSNTPGSAPALPLVRPVPGGLSSVYGKSRYLNGEFKGRHGGLDMRAKPGTPVKAAANGMVVLTGDFWFAGKCVYIDHGAGIVSFYGHMSKIMAAKGHKVKAGDIIGLSGQTGRVTGPHLHFGLAWRGEFFDPSSLME